GTACGTCCCGTCGCCCTGGCGGCACTCCAGCAGGCCGGCGTGTGTGAGCGCGCGCACCGCCTCGCGCACGGTGTTGCGCCCGACCCCGAGCTGTTCGGCGAGCACGGTCTCGGTAGGAATCTTCGCGTGCATCTGCCAGGAGTTAGAAGTGATCTGCTCCTTGAGTTGATCGATCACTTGGTCGACGAGGGATGCTCGCTGCGCCGTACGCAGACTCACCGTCCGCCTCCTCCGGAGAAACCAATCATCCTACGAATCAATGACTGGTAGACCCTAGTTATTCCGGAGGCGCAAAAACAAATCTGGAACTCCAGAAGTGGGATCGTCTTAACGGACCAGAGCCGAATCGACTGTCACGCCCACCATCGCATCGCGCACTCCGGCAGCCTCAAGAGCCTTACGATACGCACTGGTCTGCTCGTCGACCACACCGACCTGGCCGTACAGGTCTCCAAGGTCACGCCAGACCCGCGCGCTCTCCCGGTCGGGGCCGGAGAGCTCGTGCCGGACATCGCTCAGCGACCGCTTGGCGGTGTTCAGGGCCGTCGCGACGTCGCCGCCCCGGCCGTCGGCGAGCGCGGCACGGGCGAGGACCAGCTGCGCGGTCGCCCCGATGGGGCTCGCCTGGCCGTCCAGCATGTCGAGGGCGGTTCCGGCCAGGGTGACCGCACCCTGGGCGTCGCCGACCCCCAACTGGACGTGGGCGCGCACGACGAGGCTTCTGACGTACGCGTGGACGTGCTCGGGGAACACGGAGAGGACCTCGCTCGCGGCGATCGCGAGCTCGCGGGCCTCGTCGAGCGGCTCGTCACCGGTGGAGGCGGCGAGACGCGCCCAGTCCATCGCGATGAGGGCGAGCTGCGAGGCCATCCGCGCCGGGCGCCCGGTCGCGATCGCGTCGTCGGCGAGACGGACGGCCAGCGCCGAGTCCTCGCCGTCGGCGGCGATGACGCTCGCCTGCCAGAGGGCGTGGATCTCCGCGGTGCGGTTGACCGCGGTGGGGACGCCGTTGACCGCCAGAACGTTCCGAACGTAGGACATGTTCGGCGAGCCGGGGCCGCCGGTGCCCACGGTCTCCATCAGGGAGGCGGCCAGCTCGACGGCGATCTCCCCCTGCGACAGGGGCAGCCGGTTGATCTCGCCGAGCGCGTGGACGGCCAGGTCGTGGGCGCGAAGGATGTCTCCGGCGCGCTGGTAGCAGCGGCTCAGCGCCACCGCCAGCGGCAGGTCGGCCAGACGCTCGGGGTGGGCGGCCGCCTCGCGGCGGAGCCGCTCGAACGCCTTCACCGCCGGGCCGATCTTGCCCTGGACCTCCAGCGCGCGGGCACGGCCGAACCGCGCGTGCGCGGCCAGCATGACGTTCTCCTCGCCGGCGACCTTGACGATCTCGCCGAAGCGGTCGGCCGCGACGGACGGGTCCCCGTGGAGAAGCTCCAGCTCCGCGTGGCGCAGCCCGAGTTCGGTGTCGATGCGCTGGCGCGGCTCGATCCCGTGCAGCAGGAATTCGGTGGTGCATCCCAGTCGCTCGGCCAGCAGACGGGCGACCACGGGGGTCGGCGTTCGCTTGCCGGACTCGATGAGGGAGACGTAGCTGTCGGAAAGGTCCGGCCCTGCGAGCTGGGCCTGGGACATACGCCTGCTCAGGCGCAGTCCGCGGACGCGGTCACCGATGGTTCCCTGACTCGGCATCTGATCTCTCAGGGCGGGGGGCGGTCAATGTTCTCGCCATGATTGCATGAAGCGGTCGAATCAGGTAACCCCGAGTGAAAAATCCTCACCGGAAAGTGTCAACGGCTCTCGTGTCCCGGACACGGATGCTAGTCGTCCGAGTCGTTACCCCCGGGGAAGAGCATCTGGCAGACCTCCAGATAGAGGGTCTCCGGGTACGGGATGTAGTTGACCCTCGACAGGGCCTGGTCCTGACCGGCCGACTCCAGCACGAACTCGCCGTATCCCAGCATGCGGCCGAGAATCGAGCGCTGGAAGCTCATGTCGGTGACCTTGCCGAGCGGCATCATGTCGAC
This region of Streptosporangium sp. NBC_01495 genomic DNA includes:
- a CDS encoding helix-turn-helix transcriptional regulator, with product MPSQGTIGDRVRGLRLSRRMSQAQLAGPDLSDSYVSLIESGKRTPTPVVARLLAERLGCTTEFLLHGIEPRQRIDTELGLRHAELELLHGDPSVAADRFGEIVKVAGEENVMLAAHARFGRARALEVQGKIGPAVKAFERLRREAAAHPERLADLPLAVALSRCYQRAGDILRAHDLAVHALGEINRLPLSQGEIAVELAASLMETVGTGGPGSPNMSYVRNVLAVNGVPTAVNRTAEIHALWQASVIAADGEDSALAVRLADDAIATGRPARMASQLALIAMDWARLAASTGDEPLDEARELAIAASEVLSVFPEHVHAYVRSLVVRAHVQLGVGDAQGAVTLAGTALDMLDGQASPIGATAQLVLARAALADGRGGDVATALNTAKRSLSDVRHELSGPDRESARVWRDLGDLYGQVGVVDEQTSAYRKALEAAGVRDAMVGVTVDSALVR